Proteins from a genomic interval of Yarrowia lipolytica chromosome 1E, complete sequence:
- a CDS encoding uncharacterized protein (Compare to YALI0E00704g, no similarity) yields MSHHFEQRYDTTDEKLVIERCEQMKAGLGVNRATKNMASPLGRFSLGAGWLMHWLYLHDTSLTGNMRTIVPVAGFVALVGVAFFISKAVVPKPIVFSEPNSHVTINYYRFLFVVLSTRLYINGKFGLSSDGAVDYTVLGLKIAILIASQFWATLITKRLRYLPGFGLPQVFSKKTLDRFGSMIFTKYVDVGLGVAWAFPLSYVALYAIVQPKDDGFELLGWPLKALGLYVMAQVYGVHHKMAIPYFAYFHPVESLRFMEYGIDVTTEQGKLALQRRLGL; encoded by the coding sequence ATGTCACATCATTTTGAACAGCGATACGATACCACCGACGAAAAGTTGGTAATTGAGAGATGTGAGCAAATGAAGGCCGGCCTGGGCGTCAATAGAGCCACCAAGAACATGGCCAGTCCCCTCGGACGGTTTTCCCTGGGTGCAGGATGGCTAATGCACTGGCTGTACCTCCATGACACAAGTCTGACGGGTAACATGCGGACCATTGTTCCTGTCGCAGGCTTCGTGGCTCTTGTGGGAGTTGCATTTTTCATCAGCAAGGCTGTTGTTCCCAAGCCAATCGTCTTTTCGGAACCCAACTCGCATGTTACCATCAACTACTACCGGTTTTTGTTTGTGGTTCTCTCTACTCGGCTTTACATCAATGGCAAGTTTGGTCTCTCTTCTGACGGGGCTGTGGACTACACTGTACTGGGTCTGAAGATAGCTATTCTGATTGCCTCCCAGTTTTGGGCTACTCTCATTACGAAGCGACTCCGATATTTGCCTGGTTTTGGTCTTCCACAGGtcttctccaagaagacccTTGACCGGTTTGGCAGCATGATTTTCACGAAATACGTGGATGTGGGTCTGGGAGTCGCCTGGGCCTTCCCCCTTTCCTACGTCGCTCTATACGCCATCGTTCAACCTAAAGACGACGGCTTTGAGCTTTTGGGTTGGCCATTGAAAGCCCTGGGACTCTACGTTATGGCCCAGGTCTACGGAGTGCACCACAAGATGGCCATTCCTTACTTTGCCTACTTCCATCCCGTCGAGAGCTTACGGTTCATGGAGTACGGTATCGACGTCACCACAGAGCAGGGCAAGCTTGCTCTCCAGAGACGGCTGGGATTGTAA
- a CDS encoding uncharacterized protein (Compare to YALI0E00748g, weakly similar to uniprot|Q12436 Saccharomyces cerevisiae YLR130c ZRT2 low affininty zinc transporter possible transmembrane segments), whose translation MRLVSFLPLLLIHTTAATSADTTAVDLSDFYAGTNPSALDSAISVPEGNYKPKHVVHISRRRLICRTNEDTGEEICKVDNSDPQESIIEEVDCSKKERNTNVGLRVGALFAVLGTSALGVFPPVLAESIWRINLETLPMTFIKQFGTGVVLSTAFVHLGAEATEEFNNPCIGEVEYKPTPLAFVLAGLFISFLIEYLGARLLRWRANTLEARRNENQDCEETKCGHDHDHGHIIDNTGGDTEDSDNGGEPVQEIVEDVIEKAPSRLSSSSVRRSTTQTTAPPPPIAGGCHSHGLIDPTDKFSVWIMEAGIIFHSVLVGVTVSLAEEDTFITLFIAILFHQMFEGVGLGSRIAGLKESRLISKCLMCLWFSIITPIGMAIGLGVLDHFEENPTTLWALGSIDGLCCGVLVYAGVVEMLGFDWLFGDLQDAPPLRVCVGLVGLTLGMLLMSLVGHWA comes from the coding sequence ATGAGACTGGTTTCATTTCTCCCATTATTGCTGATCCACACGACAGCAGCGACGTCAGCAGATACCACAGCAGTAGATTTGTCAGACTTCTACGCAGGAACAAATCCTAGTGCACTTGATTCGGCTATTTCAGTGCCCGAGGGAAATTACAAGCCCAAACACGTGGTTCACATTTCCAGACGACGTCTGATATGCAGAACCAACGAAGATACAGGAGAAGAAATCTGCAAGGTGGACAATTCCGACCCCCAGGAATCAATCATCGAAGAAGTTGATTgttccaagaaggagagaaaCACCAATGTTGGTCTCAGAGTAGGTGCTCTGTTTGCTGTGCTCGGTACTTCTGCTCTGGGCGTGTTCCCTCCAGTGCTGGCTGAATCCATCTGGAGAATCAATCTCGAAACTCTCCCTATGACCTTCATCAAACAGTTTGGCACAGGTGTCGTTCTGTCCACTGCATTCGTTCATCTAGGAGCTGAGGCTACCGAAGAGTTCAACAACCCCTGCATCGGAGAGGTTGAGTACAAGCCTACTCCCCTGGCCTTTGTGCTGGCTGGcctcttcatctccttccTCATTGAATACCTCGGAGCCCGTCTTTTGAGATGGAGAGCAAACACCCTAGAGGCTCGACGAAACGAGAACCAAGACTGCGAGGAGACCAAGTGCGGACATGATCACGACCACGGCCATATTATTGACAACACTGGAGGAGACACTGAGGACTCTGACAATGGGGGAGAACCCGTTCAAGAGATTGTCGAAGATGTTATTGAAAAGGCTCCCTCTCgtctctcttcctcttctgtcAGAAGAAGTACTACTCAGACAACtgctccccctcctcctaTCGCCGGCGGATGCCACTCCCACGGTCTCATTGACCCCACTGATAAGTTTTCCGTCTGGATTATGGAGGCAGGTATCATTTTCCACTCTGTTCTGGTTGGAGTCACCGTCTCTcttgctgaggaggacacCTTCATCACCTTGTTTATTGCCATTCTGTTCCACCAAATGTTCGAGGGTGTTGGTCTAGGGTCGCGTATTGCTGGCCTGAAGGAGTCTCGCCTCATTTCCAAGTGCCTCATGTGCTTGTGGttctccatcatcacccCCATCGGCATGGCCATTGGTCTTGGCGTGCTTGACCACTTTGAAGAGAACCCTACCACTCTGTGGGCTCTCGGTAGTATCGACGGTCTCTGTTGCGGAGTTTTGGTGTACGCTGGTGTTGTAGAGATGTTAGGCTTTGACTGGCTGTTTGGTGACCTCCAAGatgctcctcctcttcgagTCTGc
- a CDS encoding beta-tubulin (Compare to YALI0E00726g, highly similar to uniprot|P02557 Saccharomyces cerevisiae YFL037w TUB2 beta-tubulin), whose protein sequence is MREIVHLSIGQCGNQIGSAFWQTISGEHGIGADGVYGGEEDIQRERLNVYYNEAAANKYVPRAVLVDLEPGTMDAVKGGPYGELFRPDNFVFGQSSAGNNWAKGHYTEGAELVDQVLDVVRREAENCDSLQGFQITHSLGGGTGSGMGTLMIAKIREEFPERMMATFSVVPSPKVSDTVVEPYNATLSVHQLVEHSDETFCIDNEALYDICMRTLQLPHPVYGDLNHLVSSVMSGVTTCLRYPGQLNSDLRKLAVNLVPFPRLHFFMVGYAPLTSLKSANFRSLSVPELTQQMFDSRNMMAASDPKHGRYLTAAAFFRGKVSVKEVEDQMLSVQTRNSNYFVEWIPHNVQTAVCSQPPKGLPMSGTFVGNSTSIQELFKRVGDQFSAMFRRKAFLHWYTSEGMDEMEFSEAESNMNDLVCEYQQYQEAQVDDEEGEFYDEQDMM, encoded by the coding sequence atgcGAGAAATTGTCCATCTATCCATCGGCCAGTGCGGTAACCAGATCGGTTCTGCTTTCTGGCAGACCATCTCCGGCGAGCACGGCATCGGAGCCGACGGAGTCTACGGCGGCGAGGAGGATATTCAGCGAGAGCGACTCAACGTCTACTACAacgaggctgctgccaacaaGTACGTTCCCCGAGCcgttcttgttgatcttgagCCCGGCACCATGGACGCTGTCAAGGGCGGTCCTTACGGGGAGCTTTTCCGACCTGATAACTTTGTCTTTGGCCAGTCTTCCGCTGGTAACAACTGGGCCAAGGGTCACTACACTGAGGGCGCTGAGCTTGTCGACCAGGTTCTCGATGTTGTGCGACGTGAGGCCGAGAACTGTGACTCGCTCCAGGGTTTCCAGATCACGCACTCTCTGGGTGGAGGTACCGGTTCTGGTATGGGTACCCTGATGATCGCCAAGATCCGAGAGGAGTTCCCCGAGCGAATGATGGCCACTTTCTCCGTTGTCCCCTCGCCCAAGGTGTCCGACACAGTTGTCGAGCCCTACAACGCCACCCTGTCGGTCCACCAGCTGGTCGAGCACTCCGACGAGACCTTCTGTATCGATAACGAGGCCCTTTACGACATTTGCATGCGAACCCTGCAGCTGCCACACCCCGTCTACGGCGACCTCAACCACCTGGTCTCCTCTGTCATGTCTGGTGTCACCACTTGTCTCCGATACCCCGGCCAGCTCAACTCCGATCTGCGAAAGCTCGCCGTCAACCTGGTGCCCTTCCCCCGACTCCATTTCTTCATGGTCGGCTACGCTCCTCTCACATCTCTCAAGTCCGCTAACTTCCGATCTCTGTCCGTCCCCGAGCTCACCCAGCAGATGTTTGATTCTCGAAACATGATGGCTGCTTCGGACCCCAAGCACGGCCGATACCTGACCGCCGCCGCCTTCTTCCGAGGAAAGGTCTccgtcaaggaggttgaggacCAGATGCTGTCTGTCCAGACCCGAAACTCCAACTACTTTGTCGAGTGGATCCCTCACAATGTGCAGACTGCTGTGTGTTCCCAGCCACCCAAGGGTCTGCCCATGTCCGGAACCTTTGTTGGAAACTCCACCTCTATCCAGGAGCTGTTCAAGCGAGTCGGTGACCAGTTTTCAGCCATGTTCCGACGAAAGGCCTTCTTGCACTGGTACACCAGCGAGGGTATGGACGAGATGGAATTCAGCGAGGCTGAGTCTAACATGAACGATCTTGTCTGCGAATACCAGCAGTACCAGGAGGCTCAGGtcgacgacgaagagggCGAGTTCTACGACGAGCAGGACATGATGTAA
- a CDS encoding uncharacterized protein (Compare to YALI0E00682g, no similarity), with the protein MQLDYASDEETLVTVCHKLAPVTTLNQVFLFMTGPHVGTYALLSLWIGLDNHNIGMFLGLYVMGQIIIRLPYMIPPKPLQTPRHLNALLVRYLLSIISVILTTSAIVRMDYIDPYMRFGVLTLTRLYIGYVGSRLQLLPAFALCTWMTPEMIQHRQVWKKIVPANTYENHLAGAAILTLIWFKGKHLWPLALASEIIEVCTLGWRCFNISVDQPIQTSDLTFNDLDLNVVAKIGCDNSKKGQAEYKRRMGFVTLFEE; encoded by the coding sequence ATGCAATTAGACTACGCCTCAGACGAAGAAACGTTGGTTACAGTCTGTCACAAACTAGCACCTGTGACTACACTGAACCAGGTGTTCCTGTTCATGACCGGGCCACATGTCGGCACATACGCGCTTCTATCTCTGTGGATCGGTCTCGACAACCACAACATTGGAATGTTTCTGGGGCTCTATGTCATGGGGCAGATCATCATCAGACTGCCATACATGATCCCTCCCAAACCTCTCCAGACGCCCCGACACTTGAACGCCCTGCTGGTTCGGTACCTCCTAAGTATCATTTCGGTTATTCTCACCACTTCTGCGATTGTGCGTATGGACTACATCGACCCATACATGCGATTCGGGGTGCTTACTCTGACGAGATTGTACATTGGATACGTAGGAAGCAGATTACAACTACTGCCAGCATTCGCACTCTGCACATGGATGACGCCCGAGATGATCCAGCATCGACaggtgtggaagaagattgTTCCCGCAAACACATACGAAAACCACCTCGCAGGGGCGGCTATCCTCACGCTGATCTGGTTCAAGGGCAAGCACCTGTGGCCCCTCGCTCTCGCATCCGAGATAATCGAGGTATGTACACTCGGATGGCGCTGTTTCAACATTTCGGTTGACCAGCCCATTCAGACCTCAGACCTCACATTCAACGACCTTGATCTGAACGTGGTCGCCAAGATTGGGTGCGACAACTCAAAGAAGGGACAAGCGGAATACAAGCGAAGAATGGGGTTCGTGACCCTTTTCGAGGAGTGA